A DNA window from Oenanthe melanoleuca isolate GR-GAL-2019-014 chromosome 11, OMel1.0, whole genome shotgun sequence contains the following coding sequences:
- the IRX6 gene encoding iroquois-class homeodomain protein IRX-6 isoform X2, translating into MSFSQFGYPYSTTSQFFVPASPSTTCCEAAPRSGPDASSAPAAASLCCAPYESRLLAPGRAELNAALGMYSAPYAAGQGYGNYLPYGAEPAALYTALNPQYEIKDGAGTLHSGIAQPATYYSYDHSLGQYQYDRYGTVDFGGSARRKNATRETTSTLKTWLRRLKKENKMTWSPKNKAGEERKEEAPREEDEYSAEGEGREQKSYKEDKDLRFSDLEEEEEEEEEAGKPEKGRTSSLQEAPSLGAALPEAPRSDCSLPGPFHAFPCAKAPGADFAPASSAGPPPPYAPAEKPRIWSLARTAGASAARRGSPEGGGAQGEHPLPAKAFRSSAFNPQPLPRICASHRGLGEPCQFAAAGEGFGRDAKGGPGGAELGGSCLDRLRTAFRPVLRRAARPFLGAGDGAPAVTRHSA; encoded by the exons ATGTCCTTCTCTCAGTTCGGATACCCCTACAGCACCACTTCACAG TTCTTCGTGCCCGCCAGCCCCAGCACGACCTGCTGCGAGGCCGCCCCCCGCTCCGGGCCGGATGCCTCCTCGGCGCCGGCCGCCGCCTCGCTGTGCTGCGCCCCGTACGAGAGCCGGCTGCTGGCGCCCGGCCGCGCCGAGCTCAATGCGGCGCTGGGCATGTACAGCGCCCCGTACGCCGCCGGCCAGGGCTACGGCAACTACCTGCCCTACGGCGCCGAGCCCGCCGCGCTCTACACCGCGCTG AACCCCCAGTATGAAATCAAAGACGGCGCCGGCACGTTGCACTCGGGGATCGCGCAGCCCGCTACCTACTACTCCTACGATCATTCCTTGGGGCAGTACCAGTACGACAG GTACGGGACGGTGGATTTCGGTGGTTCGGCCAGACGCAAAAATGCAACGCGAGAGACGACGAGTACCCTCAAGACCTGGCT AAGGAGgcttaagaaagaaaacaaaatgaccTGGTCTCCCAAGAACAAAGCgggggaagagaggaaagaagaagcCCCGAGGGAAGAGGATGAATACAGTGCGGAGGGTGAAGGCAGAG AGCAGAAGAGCTACAAGGAGGACAAGGACCTGCGGTTCAGCgacctggaggaggaggaagaggaggaggaggaggcggggAAGCCGGAGAAGGGCCGGaccagctccctgcaggaagcCCCCAGCCTGGGCGCGGCGCTGCCCGAGGCTCCGCGGAGCGACTGCAGCCTGCCCGGCCCCTTCCACGCCTTTCCTTGTGCCAAGGCCCCCGGCGCGGACTTCGCCCCCGCCTCCTCGGCCGGCCCGCCGCCGCCCTACGCGCCCGCGGAGAAGCCGCGCATCTGGTCGCTGGCGCGCACGGCCGGGGCCAGCGCGGCGCGCAGGGGCAGCCCCGAGGGCGGCGGCGCCCAGGGGGAGCACCCCCTGCCCGCCAAGGCCTTCCGGAGCTCCGCGTTCAACCCGCAGCCGCTCCCGCGGATCTGCGCGTCGCACCGCGGCCTGGGGGAGCCGTGCCAGTTCGCGGCGGCGGGCGAAG GCTTCGGGCGGGACGCCAAGGGCGGCCCGGGAGGCGCCGagctgggtgggagctgcctCGACAGGCTGCGGACGGCGTTCCGGCCCGTGCTGCGGAG GGCCGCCCGCCCCTTCCTGGGCGCTGGCGACGGGGCTCCGGCTGTAACGAGGCACTCGGCTTGA
- the IRX6 gene encoding iroquois-class homeodomain protein IRX-6 isoform X1 — MSFSQFGYPYSTTSQFFVPASPSTTCCEAAPRSGPDASSAPAAASLCCAPYESRLLAPGRAELNAALGMYSAPYAAGQGYGNYLPYGAEPAALYTALNPQYEIKDGAGTLHSGIAQPATYYSYDHSLGQYQYDRYGTVDFGGSARRKNATRETTSTLKTWLYEHRKNPYPTKGEKIMLAIITKMTLTQVSTWFANARRRLKKENKMTWSPKNKAGEERKEEAPREEDEYSAEGEGREQKSYKEDKDLRFSDLEEEEEEEEEAGKPEKGRTSSLQEAPSLGAALPEAPRSDCSLPGPFHAFPCAKAPGADFAPASSAGPPPPYAPAEKPRIWSLARTAGASAARRGSPEGGGAQGEHPLPAKAFRSSAFNPQPLPRICASHRGLGEPCQFAAAGEGFGRDAKGGPGGAELGGSCLDRLRTAFRPVLRRAARPFLGAGDGAPAVTRHSA; from the exons ATGTCCTTCTCTCAGTTCGGATACCCCTACAGCACCACTTCACAG TTCTTCGTGCCCGCCAGCCCCAGCACGACCTGCTGCGAGGCCGCCCCCCGCTCCGGGCCGGATGCCTCCTCGGCGCCGGCCGCCGCCTCGCTGTGCTGCGCCCCGTACGAGAGCCGGCTGCTGGCGCCCGGCCGCGCCGAGCTCAATGCGGCGCTGGGCATGTACAGCGCCCCGTACGCCGCCGGCCAGGGCTACGGCAACTACCTGCCCTACGGCGCCGAGCCCGCCGCGCTCTACACCGCGCTG AACCCCCAGTATGAAATCAAAGACGGCGCCGGCACGTTGCACTCGGGGATCGCGCAGCCCGCTACCTACTACTCCTACGATCATTCCTTGGGGCAGTACCAGTACGACAG GTACGGGACGGTGGATTTCGGTGGTTCGGCCAGACGCAAAAATGCAACGCGAGAGACGACGAGTACCCTCAAGACCTGGCTGTACGAGCACCGCAAAAACCCCTACCCCAccaaaggagagaaaatcaTGCTGGCTATCATCACTAAAATGACCCTGACTCAAGTGTCCACTTGGTTTGCTAACGCCAGAAGGAGgcttaagaaagaaaacaaaatgaccTGGTCTCCCAAGAACAAAGCgggggaagagaggaaagaagaagcCCCGAGGGAAGAGGATGAATACAGTGCGGAGGGTGAAGGCAGAG AGCAGAAGAGCTACAAGGAGGACAAGGACCTGCGGTTCAGCgacctggaggaggaggaagaggaggaggaggaggcggggAAGCCGGAGAAGGGCCGGaccagctccctgcaggaagcCCCCAGCCTGGGCGCGGCGCTGCCCGAGGCTCCGCGGAGCGACTGCAGCCTGCCCGGCCCCTTCCACGCCTTTCCTTGTGCCAAGGCCCCCGGCGCGGACTTCGCCCCCGCCTCCTCGGCCGGCCCGCCGCCGCCCTACGCGCCCGCGGAGAAGCCGCGCATCTGGTCGCTGGCGCGCACGGCCGGGGCCAGCGCGGCGCGCAGGGGCAGCCCCGAGGGCGGCGGCGCCCAGGGGGAGCACCCCCTGCCCGCCAAGGCCTTCCGGAGCTCCGCGTTCAACCCGCAGCCGCTCCCGCGGATCTGCGCGTCGCACCGCGGCCTGGGGGAGCCGTGCCAGTTCGCGGCGGCGGGCGAAG GCTTCGGGCGGGACGCCAAGGGCGGCCCGGGAGGCGCCGagctgggtgggagctgcctCGACAGGCTGCGGACGGCGTTCCGGCCCGTGCTGCGGAG GGCCGCCCGCCCCTTCCTGGGCGCTGGCGACGGGGCTCCGGCTGTAACGAGGCACTCGGCTTGA